The genomic window GAAAAAGAGCTGTGCCAAAGACCATAAAATCCTGTTTTTAAAGACTTTATATCAAATATACCAAAAAAAGAAATACAGTGAAAGGTGTGTAAAAGAGAAAATAAGTGTGTAATAAGTAAACACTTATAGTGTAACCTTGGAAGAAATTCCAATTTTTGTAAATTCCAAATTCCAAAGTTTAGGTTTCCAATATTGGAATTTGGAATTTGAATATTGGATTTTATAAAGGCTTATAAAAGAAAAAGGCTTCCAAATCTGGAAGCCTTTATAATTATTCTGGACTATTCATTTTAAATGTATCCATAAATGCAGTCGTATAATCTCCTGCAATATATTTTGGATCATCCATTAATTGTCTGTGGAAAGGGATTGTAGTTTTCACACCTTCAATTACAAATTCATCCAAAGCTCTTCGCATTTTGCTGATAGCTTCTTCACGAGATTGCGCAGTTGTAATTAACTTAGCAATCATAGAATCGTAATTTGGCGGAATGCTATATCCTGAGTAAACGTGAGTATCTAAACGAACTCCGTGTCCTCCTGGCATATGAAGCGTAGTAATTTTTCCTGGTGAAGGGCGAAAATCGTTATAAGGATCTTCTGCATTAATACGAACTTCAATAGCGTGTAATTGTGGAAGGTAGTTTTTACCAGAAATTGGAATTCCAGCTGCAACCATAATCTGCTCACGGATCAAATCGTAATCGATAACTTGTTCTGTGATCGGGTGCTCAACTTGAATACGAGTATTCATTTCCATGAAGTAGAAATTTCTGTGTTTATCCACTAAAAATTCTACAGTTCCAGCTCCTTCATATTTAATGAATTCAGCAGCTTTTACAGCAGCCTCTCCCATTCTTGTACGAAGTTCATCTGTCATGAAAGGTGAAGGTGTTTCTTCAGTAAGTTTTTGGTGACGTCTTTGAACAGAACAATCTCTTTCAGAAAGGTGGCATGCTTTTCCATAAGAATCTCCAACAACTTGAATTTCGATATGACGTGGCTCTTCAATAAGTTTCTCCATGTACATTCCGTCATTTCCAAATGCTGCAGCAGCTTCTTGACGTGCGCTTTCCCAAGCTTTTTGAAGCTCTTCTTCTTTCCAGATGGCACGCATACCTTTTCCACCACCACCAGCAGTAGCTTTCATCATAACTGGATAACCAATTTCTTTAGCTACTTTTTGTGCATGTTCGTAAGATTCTAATAATCCGTCCGAACCTGGTACACATGGTACTCCTGCCGCTTTCATTGTAGCTTTTGCAGAAGCTTTATCTCCCATACGGTCGATCATTTCTGGAGCAGCACCGATAAATTTAATTCCGTGCTCTTGACAGATTTTAGAGAATTTAGCATTCTCAGAAAGAAATCCATAACCTGGATGAATTGCATCTGCATTTGTAATTTCTGCAGCTGCAATAATATTTGACATTTTCAAATACGATAAGTTACTCGGAGGAGGGCCTATACAAACCGCTTCGTCTGCAAATTTAACATGCAAACTTTCTGCATCGGCTGTAGAGTAAACTGCAACAGTTTTGATTCCCATTTCCTTACATGTACGAATTACACGAAGTGCAATTTCTCCTCTATTCGCAATTAATATTTTTTTAAACATCTTATTTAAATTAAAAATTACAAATTCCAATCTCCAAATTCCAACTCATTGGATTTTGTGACTTGTCTATTGGAATTTTTAAAAATTATGATGGATCTACTAAGAATAAAGGTTGATCAAATTCTACTGGAGACATATCGTCAACTAGAATTTTTACAATCTTACCAGAAACTTCAGATTCGATTTCGTTGAATAATTTCATTGCTTCAATTACGCAAAGAACATCACCTTTAGATACAGTGCTTCCTACTTCTGTGAAAACAGGTTTGTCTGGAGATGGTTTTCTATAGAATGTTCCAATGATTGGAGATTTTATAGTAACATATTTAGAATCGTTAGCAGCTGGCGCCTCTGGAGTTACACTTACAACTGTTGGAGCTGTAACCTGTGGAGCTGTAGCTTGAGGTAAAGCCGCCTGAGCTGGTAATTGCTGTACGTAAGTTGCTTCAGTTACATTAGTTTCTAAAGTTGTTCTGATTGTGATTTTTACATCATCCATTTCTAACTTCACTTCTGCAACGCCCGAATTTGCAACAAATTTGATTAGGTTTTGAATTTCTTTTAAATCCATAATGATTCGTTTTTAGTTTTAATTTATTTCTTATCGTAAGCCCATTTTAAATAGATAGATCCCCAAGTGAATCCACCACCAAAAGCGGCAAAGATAATGTTATCTCCCTTTTTAAGTTTACTTTCAAAATCAGCCAATACTAATGGCAAAGTTCCAGAAGTAGTATTACCGTATCTTTCGATGTTTACTAGAACTTTAGATTCGTCTAATTCTAATCTTCCAGCAGTAGCATCAATAATACGTTTATTAGCTTGGTGTGGCACTAACCAGTCAACATCTTGATTTGTCAAATTATTTCTTTGCAAAATCAATTCGCTGGCATCTGCCATATTAGTCACAGCATATTTGAAAACAGTTTTACCGTCTTGCATAATATTGTGCTGTCTGTTTTTTATAGTTTCTTCTGAAGGTGGAATTAAAGAACCTCCTGCTGGGATTTTAAGAAAATCTCTCCCTACACCGTCACTTCTTAAATACTCATCCTGCAATCCTAAACCTTCATAATTTGGTTCGAAAAGAACTGCACCAGCTCCATCTCCAAAAATAATACAAGTTGCTCTGTCTGTATAGTCTACAATTGATGACATTTTATCGGCACCAATTAAAAGTACTTTTTTATAACGTCCTGACTGAACATACGCTGCAGCAGTCGACATTCCGTACAAGAAACTTGAACATGCAGCCTGCAAATCGTATGAAAATGCGTTTGTTGCTCCAATTTCTGTAGCAACATATACTCCTGTAGAAGCCACCATCATATCTGGTGTCGCAGTTGCCATTATAATCATATCAATCTCTAGCGGATCAATATTTGCTTTTGCAATCAAATCCTTTGCAGCTTGTATCGCAAGGTACGATGTACCTTTATCAGCGTCTTTAAGAATTCTTCTTTCTTTAATTCCTGTTCGAGCGGTAATCCACTCATCATTGGTATCAACCATTGTTTCTAGTACTTGGTTCGAAAGAACGAAGTCAGGAACATAAGCTCCAACAGCGGTAATTGCGGCTGTGATTGTATTCATTATATTCTATTATTTTCTTTTCAAATTGTGATTAATTTGAAAAATTTTTAAAAGACCCGAAAATTACAAAAAAAAACGTAACGAATTTGTCTATATTTTCCTAAAAAACGAAAATTATAACCAACAAAAAAAACTCTCACTATGTGAGAGTTCTAGTATAATTTACAAAAACGTATTAAGCAACCGCTTCAGATTTATCGATAACAACTTGCCCTCTGTAGTACATTTTACCTTCATGCCAGTAAGCTCTGTGGTATAAATGCGCCTCACCTGTAATAGGACATGTAGCGATTTGAGCTACAGTAGCTTTGTAATGTGTTCTTCTCTTATCTCTTCTTGTTTTCGAGGTTTTTCTCTTAGGATGTGCCATTTTACTATATTATTTATCCGTTAATAGTTTCTTTAATTTTTCCCAACGCGGGTCAATATCTTCTTCTTTGTTACTCTCTTCTTTTTGTTCTTTTACACTTAACTCATTCAGTTTTGTCAAAGCTTCTGTTTGCAGACTTCCGTCTTTAACACCTGGATGAATTCTCTTCTGCGGAACAGAAAGCGCGATCATTTCATAAATATATTGTGCAATATCTATTTCATGTTCACCATGTGGCAAAATCAACAACTCTTCATTATCATCATTAAATTCTTCTCCAAAGCGAACAATCAGTTTCATTTTCCCTTTTATAGGTAAATCAAAATCCTCGCCCGTCAGATCACAAGGCACATTTACTGTTCCTTTGTGTTTGAATTCTAACTCTAACATATTACTCTTCTTATCGAAAAGCAAATTGACTTTAATATCTGAACTTTGAAACTCATCGTACTCAAAGTCCTTAAAGAACGTGTTATTTATTTGATACTCAAAATGGTGTTTTCCTAGTTTTAATCCTACGAAAGGAATTAAAAATTCTTTTGTTTTGCTCATTTCAACATCAATTTGATCAATTCAATTCTAAAACTAGATATCTGAATTGGGGTGCAAAGATATAAAATTATTACAAATCTAATAATCTTATTCACCTTTTTTTGTTTATAACTGTTTTTCTTTTATTTTAAGAGGTTTTTGGCTAATCTCCTCATACTGATTACGCGAGCGAAAAATATCGATCGCAAGATAGACTGCTTCTTTAAATGAATTGTAATCTGCCATATCTTTTCCTGCAATATCGTAAGCTGTGCCATGATCTGGAGAGGTTCTAACCTTATTTAGACCTGCTGTATAATTCACTCCTTTTCCAAAAGAAAGCGTCTTAAACGGAATTAATCCTTGATCGTGATACATTGCCACGATAGCATCATATTTTTCATATTGAGAGCTTCCAAAAAAACCATCTGCAGGAAATGGCCCAAAAACCATAGTTCCAGAATCAAATAATTTTTTAAGAACAGGTTTTAAAACCAATTCATCTTCTTTTCCAATCACTCCACCATCACCAGCATGCGGATTTAATCCTAAAACTGCAATTTTTGGTTTCACTATACTAAAATCCTGAATTAAAGATTTTCTAATAGTTTCTATTTTTTTAGTAATCAGTTCCTCTGTCAAATGAGAAGCAACTTCGTTTAATGGCACATGATCTGTAATTAGACCCACTCGCAAATTATCCTGCACCATCATCATCAAAGCATCTCCTTCTAATTCCTGATTCAAATAATCGGTGTGCCCAGGAAATTTAAAATCTTCAGACTGTATATTATATTTATTAATAGGAGCTGTAACTAGAACATCTATTTCGCCATCTTTCAACGCTTTTGTTCCCGCTGCAAAAGATTTAATTGCATATTCTCCTATTTTAGGATCATTTACTCCAAAATTGATATCAACACCCTCTCTCCAAAGATTCAAAACATTTACCTTCCCTGGAATAATTTGATCTATTTTATCAACTCCGTGAAATTGAATTGTCGATGTAAAGCTTTTTCTAACGAAAGAAAGGATTTTAGCATTTGCAAAAATAACCGGCGTACACAATTCCAACATACGAGAATCTTCGAATGTTTTCAGTATAACTTCGCTTCCAATACCGTTTAAATCTCCTACTGAAATTCCAACAATTATATTTTCTGCTTTTTTATTCATGAGCTCAGTTTATTTATTACTAATTTTGATGTGCAAATTTAGTAAAATAAAACCACAATGTTCACAGGAATTATAGAAACACTCGGCAAGATTCACGAAATCAAAAAAGATCAAAACAATCTTCACATAACAGTTGACTCATCCATAACACACGAATTAAAAATAGATCAAAGCGTTTCACATAATGGAATATGCCTTACGGTTGTAGCCATTAAAGATTCTCTTTATACTGTAACAGCTATTGACGAAACAATTTTAAAAACCAATATCGGCAATTGGAAAACTGGCGATATAATTAATTTGGAAAGAGGGATGAAGCTTGGAGACCGCTTAGACGGTCATATCGTTCAAGGTCACGTAGACCAAACTGGAACTTGCATTAAAATTGAAGAAGCAAACGGAAGCTGGAATTATACTTTTGAATACGATAAAAACCAAAACAACATCACAATCGAAAAAGGCTCAATAACAGTAAATGGAGTTAGTCTTACGGTTGTTAATTCTAAGACAAATGAATTTAGCGTTTCAATTATTCCGTATACTTACGAACACACTAATTTTAAAGATTTCAAAGTAGGAACAAAAATCAACCTTGAATTTGATGTAGTAGGAAAGTATATTTCTCGACTTTATTCGATAAACAAATAACACCTAGATTTTCCATAAAAAAAGCTTCAATATTAAATTGAAGCTTTTTTTATTTTATTTTTATATATGGCCACAGCACCTAAAGCTAAGCCTGCGACAAGAAGAAAACCAATATTTTGATTTATAGGAAAACCTTCTGGACATGATGGACAAGCTTGAGCACTAGCTTGTGCGTTCGTTTTATTGGCATCACCAGGAACAGGCATATCTTTACCTTCCGCTTTAACCAATGAAACATTTAATAACAATAAGGCAATTACTAAAAATGGGGCTTTTAGATTTTTCATAATTTCAAGCTATTACAAACAGCAAGTCTAATAATTATTTACAAAATATTCTTCGATAGAAATTCCCTACAACTAAAATTCTACCTCTAAAATCTTGGAACAAAAGTATAAGTTTTTTGCTCAAAAGCAACTTTTAATTTGAAAAAGACAAAACAAATATTAACATTTTTATTTTCAAATTCCATTAATCCTTTTTAGAAAACGCCCTAAGTGACAATCTTCCTTTTTATTATTATTTACAAGAACCACAAACTTGTAAGAATTTCCTGATTTTAAAAACCCTTCTTTTTTCATAAAACCAACACATTCAATTTATATCAAAGAAGAACTTCATATTCAATTCTAACCACGCAATAGAATATCCTCAAATTAATATATTTGCACAATTCAAACCTATTACAACCAGAATTAAACACATGAAAAACAGATATACAGTCGGAAGTTTATATGCAGGCGTAGGCGGTATCTGTTTAGGTTTTGAAAATGCAGGATTCAAATTAGAGTGGGCAAATGAATTTGACAAAAAAGCCTGTGTTACTTATAGAAACAATTTCGAGCACAAACTTATTGAAGGCGATGTAATGCAGCTTGATGTAAAAAAACTCAACAAAATAGACATTCTTACCGCTGGATTCCCATGCCAGCCTTTTTCTCTCGCCGGCCACAGAAAAGGTTTTAATGATAGTAGAGGAAATCATTTTTTCAAGATATTGGATTTTATTGACGAAATGAGACCGAAAGTAGTATTCCTTGAAAATGTCAAAAATCTTAAAGGACACGACAAAGGAAATACCATGAAAGTAATTCAGCGCGAAATCAAAAAACGCAATTACACTTTTGACAGCGCAATCCTGAATACCAAAGATTTTGGAAATATTCCGCACAATCGGGAACGTATTTTTATGGTTGCTTTTAATAAAGATTTCGTCAAAAAAGGTTTTAAATTCAATTTTCCGGAAAAAGAAGAATTAACGCAAAAAGTTACCGATTTAATCACAAAAGAAAAAGTCGATAAAAAATTCTATTATACCGAAGATAAATATATGTACAACATGCTGAAAGAAGCAGTTGTGAGAGAAGACAGAATTTATCAGTTTAGGAGACAATATGTACGAGAAAACAAAAAAGAAGTTTGCCCTACTTTAACTGCCAATATGGGAACTGGCGGACACAATGTCCCAATTATCACAACTGAATTCGGCTTTAGAAAATTAACTCCAAGAGAATGCTTTCGTTTTCAAGGTTTTCCTGACAGTTACAAATTACCTAAAATTTCCAATTCTAGCCTTTACAAGCAAGCAGGAAATTCGGTAAGTATGCCCGTTATCGAAAGGCTTGCCTCAGAAATATTCAAATGCATTGAAAAAATCGAAGCCAAACAATTAAAAGCAGAAAAGGTCTAAATACTCAAAAGCATTATTGTCCCTTCAATTCTAGCGAGACAAACCTCTAGATTCTTCTCAATTTCTTTACTCCAGAACCGCAAAATCGTCCAATTTTCAGAAATAAGAAAAGCGTTAACTTCTTCGTCTCGTTCTATATTTCTTTCAATTTTCGGAATCCAGTATTCGCGATTTGATTTAATTCTCAGCTGTTGCGTTTCCCAATCTTTTCCATGAAAAAATTCGCTGTCAACAAAAATGGCAATTTTATATTTGGCAAAAGTAAGATCAGGTCTCCCAAATATCTTCTTATTATTTTTTCGATATCTGTAGCCCAATTTCCATAAGGCTTTAGCCAGTCTTACTTCGCCTTTTGTAGCAGTGCTTTTTATTGCCCGCATAGTTTTACTCCTTTGTTCGGGAGTTAATCTATCCATCTGAAGATTAAATTTGTTTTGGATGGATAAAGTTAAGGTATTTTACAGAAACGGGAATTTAATTATTAGGTATCAAAAATTTCAATTTTCACATTTCAAAAAGTGCTGAAAACTAAAAAGCCTCTACATTTCTGTAAAGGCTTCTGTTCTAAATAGAAGTGGTCCCACCTGGGCTCGAACCAGGGACCACCTGATTATGAGACCGAGGCTTTTAATTTTCTTTCTTTTTCTTTTTATTTCTTATAACTGAAACACTACAAATTAGCTAAAACTCTGTTTTCTTTTATTTATATATTATTTCATATTATAGATTAAATGTTTCAGATATGTTTCAGACCACTTTGCAAGTTTTCTTTTTCTTGCAAGGATGTAAAACTTGCAAAACATGTAATTTCCTGTGTTATTCTAGCTTTTATTTATTGCTTCAATTACTTCTTTATCTTTAAAGATAGTTTCAAATAACTTTTTCATTGCTTCTGGCATGTAAGTTTTAAAATCACCCGCACCAAATGCTACATTTCCACCTAACTTTTCTTTTCCTTCAAAAAATTTGTACTTTAACAAAACTCCTTCTTTATCATAAACATAAAGGTTTATCTTAGAGTATAAGAATTGAATCATGTAACCATCTGTATTTAATTGATCAAATACTAAAAGAATCTTTTTATCTCCTGTTTGGCTTAGCAACTCTGTTTTTACTGTTTTTTCGTCATCTTCCCATTTAGTCGAAAGGCTTGTAGCTTTTATATCATACCTCTTTAATGAATTGATTATACTATTTGACAGATCATTCATAAAGCTTTCTGTGCTTTCTGTGCTTATTGGATAAGCTATACCAACATTACTTCTCATGTAACCAACAAAATCTGGTTTTCTAGAGCCATCTATGACAGCCTCTCTATGGTCTAAAAGAGCGAAGTCTATTTTTTGTGTTTTAACATCAAACAAATCTAATTTAAGGTCATTATATTTTACTTTTCTTCCTACTACACAACTTGTTAGTAGAATACAGATAAATACAGCTAATACTGCTTTTTTTATTTTTTTCATTATTATTAAGTTTGAATTCTATACTATATAAATATTATTAAGATTTAGTTTACCAGTCTATACAGAGCATCTATAGAAAGAAGAGCACTGTTAGTAAATCAATTTTTATTTAAGAATGTTGCACCGTATTGTGTTAAATACGTTTCCAAATCACTATTCTGGAAAACTGTTTTTACTCCGACTATATTTCCGTTTTTCTCATCATAAATAATTGAAAACAACCCCATGTCTGATTTTGGTCTTTTTTCCAAAGTATGATTTACTATGTCTGTAGAAAAGACCATATTGTATAAACCTGCATTATCATAAAATGTCTTATCAAATCTGATTAAATAACTATTATTTAATTGTATGTCAATATCAGTAATAAGAAGTTTTCCATTCTCAACATCAAAATAGAAGCTGATATTTTCCTTTGCGATACTCCTATCAGGCTTCAATCTAAAACTGACATCAATTTTTGTACTCCTTTGTGCATTCATTATACTGCAAATACTAACCAAAATAAAGCACAACAACCTGTTTAATCTTTTTTTACAATACATAATTTTTGTTCTTCACATTAAAATTTGATACTATTTTCATCTCTTTCTTTATCACTACTCCGTTGAAATGTAACATCCTCGTCTATAATACAACTATCACAAGAAAATCTCCCCCAACTAATATTATTCCATATTATTTCATAAACAATATAGAATACCATCAGTATTAAGAAAATAATCAATCCATTTACAATACCTGTAAAGGATGTAATAAGAACTATCGCAAATATTTTAAACAGAACATCCCTAACTTTTTTTCTTTGTTTTGTTTCTATCATAGAATAATAAGATTTAATTAATAGTTACAAATATAGATAGTATCAAATTTGATAACAATAAATTTATCAAATATCACAACTTTTGATTACATAATAATTAAAGGTTGAATAAAAAGGATTTTCAAATAGCATTAGGTAATAGAATAAGACAGTTGAGAGAAGAAAGAAATATTTCTCAAACTGAATTAGGACTCTTGTGTAATATTGAAAGGACTAATATGAACAGAATTGAAGCAGGAAATACAAATCCTTCAAGCTACTTACTCTATATAATTTCTGAAAAACTACAGGTAAAAGCATCTGAATTACTAAATTTTAATTTAACTTCAGAAAAATAAAAGCTATTAATACTAATCAGCAACTTCATTATAGCTTAAAATTCAATGGAGTATTCTAAAGATTTAAGCACGTACACCTATTCAAAACTTCGAAAGTATAAGAAGCAAAAAAAAATTAAAGACTTCCATCTTCGGTAAAACTAAAAAAACTTGATCTACTAATTATAATATGATCCAGTAAAGTAATTTCTAACAAATCGCAAGAATCCTTTAACCTCCTGGTAATTCTTCTATCTGCCTCACTTGGTTTAAGATTTCCACTTGGATGATTATGCGCTAAAATTATTCCTGAAGCATTACATTTTAAAGCAATACCTAAAATGATTCTAATATCAACTACAGTTCCTGAGCTACCACCTTTTGATAGACTATAAATCCCTAATACGTTATTCATTCTATTTAGCAAAATAACTTTACACTCTTCTTGAAAGTCTATAATATCTAAATTCCATTGAGATAATATAAAATCAAAAGTTTGTCTACAATTATTTAAAGCGATTTTTTTCGGTTGATTAGTTGAGTAACTAACATTTATTTCTGCTATTTCCATAAGTAATTTTTAAAAAGAAAACCTACTTAGTACTGAAATGAAATTCAATATAAAGTAGGTTAATCCATTCTTAAGCGTGTTCTAATTCAAATTTTCCATTCTTAGAAAATACATCTTGATTAGATCCAAAACTGCCAAAGGGTTCATGTCCTCTGTTTAACCCTATTTCTTCTTGTTTATAAACATATCGATGAGACATCATAATAACTTCTCCCGATTCTTTATTTACATACTCGTAAGGATCACATTCTTCTTTTATGATTTGTCCCTGCATTTGAGTTCCAATAAGAGCTTTACAAGTAGCTTCATCAAAAGTCGCAGGAATAAAAGCTTTTTTTGCTGTGGCATAGAAATTTCCTGTAACCTTACTTTGGATCATTTCAATTCCGCCTTGAGCTTCTAAAACAAAGAATATTTTTCCTTCTTCAGTTTGTCTTTCTTTAAAATTAATAATCGTTACCATTTTTTTTGAGTTTTTGAATTGATCTTTGCTAAATAGATATTTAAAGATTGCTTAAAGATTTCAGCTATCACCTTGAATTTTGTGCAAACTCCTTATTTATTTAGCACAATGATTATCATTGCTCCAAATAAGTGAGGGTTTTTAAGATAGTTGTCTAAGAAAGTTTTAAAAATTATCATATTCAAACTATATCGAATAGAATAATTAACAAACAATTGCAGTAATTGAAATAATAATCATTGACAAAAATTATTCATTTTTTGCTCACAATTAAGTCTGAAATTTCATCGAATTATTTACTACAGGCGTAAAGAAGTTACATTCAAATAAAAATGGGCGGGGTTACTCTCATTAATAAGTAAGGGTGGAGCTTTGTAGAAGGAAGTTTGGACTCTTGATTTTTTTTTCAGAAAAAAATTACCAAAAAAAATATATCTTTATCAATACCAATTATAAACACTTTTTAATCTTAATAATTATATATGAATATTTTTAAGAA from Flavobacterium sp. KACC 22763 includes these protein-coding regions:
- the accC gene encoding acetyl-CoA carboxylase biotin carboxylase subunit, giving the protein MFKKILIANRGEIALRVIRTCKEMGIKTVAVYSTADAESLHVKFADEAVCIGPPPSNLSYLKMSNIIAAAEITNADAIHPGYGFLSENAKFSKICQEHGIKFIGAAPEMIDRMGDKASAKATMKAAGVPCVPGSDGLLESYEHAQKVAKEIGYPVMMKATAGGGGKGMRAIWKEEELQKAWESARQEAAAAFGNDGMYMEKLIEEPRHIEIQVVGDSYGKACHLSERDCSVQRRHQKLTEETPSPFMTDELRTRMGEAAVKAAEFIKYEGAGTVEFLVDKHRNFYFMEMNTRIQVEHPITEQVIDYDLIREQIMVAAGIPISGKNYLPQLHAIEVRINAEDPYNDFRPSPGKITTLHMPGGHGVRLDTHVYSGYSIPPNYDSMIAKLITTAQSREEAISKMRRALDEFVIEGVKTTIPFHRQLMDDPKYIAGDYTTAFMDTFKMNSPE
- the accB gene encoding acetyl-CoA carboxylase biotin carboxyl carrier protein encodes the protein MDLKEIQNLIKFVANSGVAEVKLEMDDVKITIRTTLETNVTEATYVQQLPAQAALPQATAPQVTAPTVVSVTPEAPAANDSKYVTIKSPIIGTFYRKPSPDKPVFTEVGSTVSKGDVLCVIEAMKLFNEIESEVSGKIVKILVDDMSPVEFDQPLFLVDPS
- a CDS encoding beta-ketoacyl-ACP synthase III, with translation MNTITAAITAVGAYVPDFVLSNQVLETMVDTNDEWITARTGIKERRILKDADKGTSYLAIQAAKDLIAKANIDPLEIDMIIMATATPDMMVASTGVYVATEIGATNAFSYDLQAACSSFLYGMSTAAAYVQSGRYKKVLLIGADKMSSIVDYTDRATCIIFGDGAGAVLFEPNYEGLGLQDEYLRSDGVGRDFLKIPAGGSLIPPSEETIKNRQHNIMQDGKTVFKYAVTNMADASELILQRNNLTNQDVDWLVPHQANKRIIDATAGRLELDESKVLVNIERYGNTTSGTLPLVLADFESKLKKGDNIIFAAFGGGFTWGSIYLKWAYDKK
- the rpmF gene encoding 50S ribosomal protein L32, with amino-acid sequence MAHPKRKTSKTRRDKRRTHYKATVAQIATCPITGEAHLYHRAYWHEGKMYYRGQVVIDKSEAVA
- a CDS encoding YceD family protein, whose product is MSKTKEFLIPFVGLKLGKHHFEYQINNTFFKDFEYDEFQSSDIKVNLLFDKKSNMLELEFKHKGTVNVPCDLTGEDFDLPIKGKMKLIVRFGEEFNDDNEELLILPHGEHEIDIAQYIYEMIALSVPQKRIHPGVKDGSLQTEALTKLNELSVKEQKEESNKEEDIDPRWEKLKKLLTDK
- the pdxA gene encoding 4-hydroxythreonine-4-phosphate dehydrogenase PdxA, which encodes MNKKAENIIVGISVGDLNGIGSEVILKTFEDSRMLELCTPVIFANAKILSFVRKSFTSTIQFHGVDKIDQIIPGKVNVLNLWREGVDINFGVNDPKIGEYAIKSFAAGTKALKDGEIDVLVTAPINKYNIQSEDFKFPGHTDYLNQELEGDALMMMVQDNLRVGLITDHVPLNEVASHLTEELITKKIETIRKSLIQDFSIVKPKIAVLGLNPHAGDGGVIGKEDELVLKPVLKKLFDSGTMVFGPFPADGFFGSSQYEKYDAIVAMYHDQGLIPFKTLSFGKGVNYTAGLNKVRTSPDHGTAYDIAGKDMADYNSFKEAVYLAIDIFRSRNQYEEISQKPLKIKEKQL
- a CDS encoding riboflavin synthase — encoded protein: MFTGIIETLGKIHEIKKDQNNLHITVDSSITHELKIDQSVSHNGICLTVVAIKDSLYTVTAIDETILKTNIGNWKTGDIINLERGMKLGDRLDGHIVQGHVDQTGTCIKIEEANGSWNYTFEYDKNQNNITIEKGSITVNGVSLTVVNSKTNEFSVSIIPYTYEHTNFKDFKVGTKINLEFDVVGKYISRLYSINK
- the dcm gene encoding DNA (cytosine-5-)-methyltransferase, producing MKNRYTVGSLYAGVGGICLGFENAGFKLEWANEFDKKACVTYRNNFEHKLIEGDVMQLDVKKLNKIDILTAGFPCQPFSLAGHRKGFNDSRGNHFFKILDFIDEMRPKVVFLENVKNLKGHDKGNTMKVIQREIKKRNYTFDSAILNTKDFGNIPHNRERIFMVAFNKDFVKKGFKFNFPEKEELTQKVTDLITKEKVDKKFYYTEDKYMYNMLKEAVVREDRIYQFRRQYVRENKKEVCPTLTANMGTGGHNVPIITTEFGFRKLTPRECFRFQGFPDSYKLPKISNSSLYKQAGNSVSMPVIERLASEIFKCIEKIEAKQLKAEKV
- a CDS encoding very short patch repair endonuclease is translated as MRAIKSTATKGEVRLAKALWKLGYRYRKNNKKIFGRPDLTFAKYKIAIFVDSEFFHGKDWETQQLRIKSNREYWIPKIERNIERDEEVNAFLISENWTILRFWSKEIEKNLEVCLARIEGTIMLLSI
- a CDS encoding helix-turn-helix domain-containing protein translates to MREERNISQTELGLLCNIERTNMNRIEAGNTNPSSYLLYIISEKLQVKASELLNFNLTSEK
- a CDS encoding JAB domain-containing protein, which gives rise to MEIAEINVSYSTNQPKKIALNNCRQTFDFILSQWNLDIIDFQEECKVILLNRMNNVLGIYSLSKGGSSGTVVDIRIILGIALKCNASGIILAHNHPSGNLKPSEADRRITRRLKDSCDLLEITLLDHIIISRSSFFSFTEDGSL